CAAGTGACGATTAAGTCAAAGGAGAATTATTTAATTAATGTCTACCTTTCTTCTTTTTAACCTTTTTCAAGCAATACAAATCTTCTCTTTCTCTCTCGGTAAGGACTTCTTTAATAAAATTTATATCTTTTACTATCGAGGGAATTAATACCTCTTCCATGGCATTAACTCTTCGGGTGGTTTTCTGGATCTCTTCACCTAATTTTCTTAACTTTACCTCTAAAGGTGCGATATTTACTACATGCTCTACTACCTCTTCAAAGGAAGCAGCTACCTCATCAATGCGGAAGCTGGTGCTTATTAAAGAGTATCCTCGTTCATTTACTTTTCTCTTGACGGGAATCTTCTTTATTTGGGGAATCTTTACTCCCCAAAGATTCTTTTTTTCTACTTCTAAGTTAAGATCTCTTTTGCAGACAAAAGAAGTAGAACGAATCTTTTGCTGTCCGTCTATAGATAAAGCTATAATTAACATGGAAATAGCTTTATTTAAATCCATATTTAGGCTTTTTCGGCTATTAATAAGATTTCTTGTTTCTTGAACAAATTCTTTAACCAAGACATCTCTCTTTTTTTTGAGAAGATCTCTTCCATGAAGAGTTATCTTTAACTGACCTTTTCTCATTAGTAAA
The sequence above is drawn from the bacterium genome and encodes:
- a CDS encoding V-type ATP synthase subunit D encodes the protein MEQVSPTRMNLLMRKGQLKITLHGRDLLKKKRDVLVKEFVQETRNLINSRKSLNMDLNKAISMLIIALSIDGQQKIRSTSFVCKRDLNLEVEKKNLWGVKIPQIKKIPVKRKVNERGYSLISTSFRIDEVAASFEEVVEHVVNIAPLEVKLRKLGEEIQKTTRRVNAMEEVLIPSIVKDINFIKEVLTEREREDLYCLKKVKKKKGRH